The genomic stretch ATTTAGTCTGGAGTGACCATCTGCCAgcttaaaatgacatttattcacaatatattaaaatgacaaatatttatATTGAGAATCATGTCATTTGTGACaaaaggaaatgtgtgtgtgtgtgcgtgtgtgtgtgcgcgcgcgtgtgttatTGATCTCTGTGATCAACAGAAAAGTGATGCTGGAGGAGATGATGTTGAAATTCCCGTCGAAAATGAAGCTTTTATGGATGATTTCTTTGCTCAGGTATGGAACTTTATCGTAAATGTTTGAATTTCTAATAGATAATTAAATTGCGCACTtgctggtgtgttgtgtgtgtgtgtgtgtgtgtgttgcaggctGAAGACATTCGCACTAGCATCGATAAGATTGATGAGAGTATCACAGAGATCAAGAAACTCTACTCCATTATACTGTCGGCCCCCACATCGGACCAGAGTTCGTTTCTGAAAAATAACTCGAAAATTGAAttaatttttatatttatggtgtgcatcatcatcatcataattcAATGTGCAAAGGGCACCAGCTTAAATTAGATAATAATTAAagattaataaataaagttaGATTTTAATAACATGCAAGTCAAGCGTACATTTCTATGTGTTCTGCATGTCTAGTGGACGCATGGCAATATATGTGAATTTAAATAtagtgtatttatttttacacagaTATAAACACGTGTGTGCTTTATGATTCGCTCTTATTCAGAAGTGCATGATGACGTCGAAGCTACGACCAACGAGATCAAGAAGGCCGCCAACAACGCCAGGAACAAGCTCAAGAGTCAGGCGGCTTCTGCTTTTCCTTACATTTGATTTCATCTTTGACAGAACACAAAATCAGTcaggatgggaaaaaaaatactcaATGCTtaaaagaagataaaataaataaataaatctgagtGTCATAAATAATCAGGTTTGTTGTCATTTTCATGCACTGCAGGTATTGAGCGTCAGTTAGAGTCCAATACAGATGAGAGAGCATCAGCTGACCTTCGGATACGTAAATCACAGGTCaggcatctatctatctatctatctatctatctatctatctatctatctatctatctatatctatctatctatctatctatctatcatctatctatctatctatctatctacctacctacctacctacctacctacctacctacctacctacctacctacctactcCCATCATGCACTTCACCTACCTACCTACTCCCATCATGCACTTCACCTTATCTATTTTAAGTAACATGCATGTGTGGGGTGAGCAGGGGcgtgcacatgcatgtgtgccTGCGCCTGCTTGGAGTTGCCTCTGTAGAAGAGTTTAGAAGAAGTGTACAGACTGATGCTGATCACTACACAGACAGAATCATGAGCTGGAGCCCCTCCAGAATGTGGGACCGGAGATGTTGGAATCTGGTGGaactggtggaggaggtggtgccaTTCTGCTGTGGCTGTGCATTGTTCCTTTACATGCTCCCGAGGCTCCCGaggcaaagaacaaaaaaaatcagtcgTTGAATGAAGCAAGCactggttgttgttttttattcaaGGCCAAAGACAAAGGGAAAGGTTGGATTTCCAGGGAGTAAAAGGCACTGTGACACCCAGCACCCAGAGTTCATGTGCTCTTTGTGGTTCAGTTTCCTCCGtcatcacacatcacacagGCTAGGTTGGCCTACAGGTCTTTGTTGCAATTAACAGTTGGTTCTCAATCGACtcacctggttaaataaaggttAGATAAAATAAAAGATGCTGCTGGGACAAATAACACTTGTTCTGGTGCCTTTGGAGGTCTCTGCTTCcaatgatttgattttattcacTAGTTGCTTTTCATCGGCACCGATGacattttttggtttttccatgatgtcatcaaacACTGCAGTTAACCTGGCATGACTCAGTTAGCCCGCCCACCCAGAAGCTGTGTGATTGACAGGTCCTGGCTGACAGAGTACCAATGGGATGTGCCGATGGGCCGCGCCAAATGACCACTCAGCCAAACAGCTGGACCTAACACCAGCACCTAACTGCTTGTACAAAGTCTTCAGACTTCAATCTGAACATCTGAACAGCAAACAAGAAGACATTTTGGCAAAGATATCCTTGGCTGGTGACCTCACCCATCCACACTCCCTGCAAATGTGGCCCTAGTTAAAGGGGCTTTCCAACATTATAACATTTGGAGTTGAAAGTGATGAGAGCAAATGTCCTACGTTGCCATTGGCACCATATTCAGTGGTTATTTTTAAAGTCTCTTCCAAGTTTTATAAAATGAGACGTGTGTCCTGTGTTAAACAGCACGCCATCCTGGCCAAGAAGTTTGTGGAGGTGATGACAAAATACAACGAGGCTCAAATGGACTTCCGAGAAAAGAGCAAAGGACGAATCGCCCGGCAGCTGGAGATTAGTGAGTCATATAGTAAACAAAAAGTTTCATTTGGAGCCAATTTCAGACATGTGTTTTGGTGCCACACAAACATTCTGAGGCTGACTGTT from Takifugu flavidus isolate HTHZ2018 chromosome 6, ASM371156v2, whole genome shotgun sequence encodes the following:
- the stx3a gene encoding syntaxin-3, which produces MKDRLAQLKEKSDAGGDDVEIPVENEAFMDDFFAQAEDIRTSIDKIDESITEIKKLYSIILSAPTSDQKVHDDVEATTNEIKKAANNARNKLKSIERQLESNTDERASADLRIRKSQHAILAKKFVEVMTKYNEAQMDFREKSKGRIARQLEITGKATTDDELEEMLEGGNAAVFTAGIMDSKINQQALNEIEARHKDIMRLESSIKELHDMFVDIAMLVENQGSMIDRIESNMDQSVGFVERAVADTKKAAKFQQEARRKQMMIFCCCVILALILGSFVYSFFK